The following proteins are encoded in a genomic region of Sparus aurata chromosome 11, fSpaAur1.1, whole genome shotgun sequence:
- the LOC115590811 gene encoding afadin- and alpha-actinin-binding protein-like isoform X1, whose protein sequence is MPESSLEDKDICSSSECRTPPLRQFSQSSLPLHRKSYMLSTFCTEQNVQECQSHINQEVSSLGLQPVWTESGSSSEMNVVAVLNCMYDLIQMHRRGLRSLENMEVEQLKSSGNVDYLQLTSTRLKEQLELSKRENTGLLERERQLQLKVKSLQNCLKNEKEEVQKLQNIIASRASQYNHEMKRKEREFNKLKERLNQLLIDKKEKKQAIDVLNNIGRADGKRSLWKTEKTEAKHEAEMYKALLSDYDTRQRELLLENAELNKVLQQMKKDMVSILSSKKPILKGDKYQDDGAQADSEDEEEVFDSSKESVELYCVHAREKLTNSIRLQWRRLKSHVERLDSQASLAQMGGSRNNDAVSQETHKEEMDRLKLEIQQCKDFIQTQQQLLQQQLSSPCDEETASLLSDCYMLQEKERLGDEWKTLEEQRTIFERERRNFTEAAIRLSHERKAFEEDRATWLKHQFLNLSPFPDSKKPPMSKSKSAFLISETKASATSAPEKLIRCPSGTNLPTPGCVPHTSSTADLYRTLCLIPENGATKPKRKSDHAEESGVFFNGKAPVRHKQWNDSEEHSSHTKEQNSSI, encoded by the exons ATGCCAGAGTCGTCCCTGG aagaCAAGGACATTTGCAGCAGCTCTGAATGTAGAACGCCCCCCTTGAGGCAGTTTAGCCAATCATCGCTTCCACTGCACAGAAAGTCCTACATGCTCAGTACCTTCTGCACAGAGCAAAACGTGCAAGAATGTCAATCACACATCAATCAG GAGGTGTCATCTCTCGGCCTCCAACCAGTTTGGACAGAGTCGGGCAGCAGCTCAGAAATGAATGTTGTGGCTGTGCTAAATTGCATGTACGACCTGATTCAGATGCACCGCAGGGGCCTCCGGAGTCTGGAAAACATGGAAGTGGAGCAGCTGAAATCTAGCGGCAATGTCGACTACCTGCAGCTCACCAGCACCCGGCTAAAA GAGCAGCTTGAACTGtctaaaagagaaaacacaggaCTCCTTGAGAGAGAGCGACAGCTGCAGCTAAAAGTGAAGAGTTTGCAAAACtgtctgaaaaatgaaaaggaagag GTGCAAAAACTTCAAAACATAATTGCAAGCCGGGCCAGCCAGTATAATCATGAGatgaaaaggaaagagagagaattcAACAAACTGAAGGAGCGCTTGAATCAACTTCTGATCgacaaaaaagagaagaaacaag CTATTGATGTATTAAACAACATTGGAAGAGCTGATGGGAAGAGAAGCCTTTGGAAAACTGAAAAGACAGAAGCAAA GCATGAGGCCGAGATGTATAAGGCTCTGCTGAGTGACTATGACACCCGACAaagggagctgctgctggaaaatgCTGAGTTGAATAAAGTGTTGCAGCAGATGAAGAAGGACATGGTGTCTATTCTGAGTTCAAAGAAGCCGATCCTGAAAGGCGACAAATATCAAGATGATGGCGCACAG GCTGActcagaggatgaagaggaagtgTTTGATTCTAGTAAAGAGAGCGTAGAGCTGTATTGTGTTCACGCCCGGGAGAAGCTGACCAACAGTATTCGCCTCCAGTGGAGAAGACTGAAGAGCCATGTTGAAAGATTGGACAGCCAAG CATCTTTGGCTCAGATGGGCGGGAGTAGAAATAATGATGCTGTCTCCCAAGAGACCCACaaggaggagatggacagaCTGAAGCTGGAGATCCAGCAGTGCAAAGACTTtattcaaacacagcagcagctcctgcag cagcagctcagctctcCATGTGATGAAGAGACGGCGTCGCTGCTAAGTGACTGCTACATGCTGCAGGAGAAAGAGCGCCTCGGAGATGAGTGGAAGACCCTGGAGGAACAGAGGACAATCTTTGAGCGGGAGAGGAGGAACTTCACTGAAGCAGCTATAAGACTGAGCCACGAG AGAAAGGCCTTTGAGGAGGATCGGGCAACGTGGCTCAAACACCAGTTTTTAAACTTGAGTCCATTCCCTGACTCAAAGAAACCCCCGATGTCAAAGTCTAAAAGTGCCTTTTTAATAT CTGAAACAAAGGCAAGTGCAACGTCGGCTCCAGAAAAGCTAATCAGGTGCCCGTCTGGCACAAACTTGCCTACACCCGGATGTGTCCCACACACATCGTCGACAGCAGATCTGTATCGCACACTATGCCTTATTCCAGAAAATGG CGCCACCAAACCAAAGAGAAAGTCAGACCATGCAGAAGAATCAGGCGTGTTTTTTAATGGAAAGGCTCCAGTTCGACACAAACAGTGGAACGATAGTGAAGAGCACAGCAGCCACACAAAGGAGCAGAACAGCTCTATATGA
- the LOC115590811 gene encoding afadin- and alpha-actinin-binding protein-like isoform X2 produces MPESSLDKDICSSSECRTPPLRQFSQSSLPLHRKSYMLSTFCTEQNVQECQSHINQEVSSLGLQPVWTESGSSSEMNVVAVLNCMYDLIQMHRRGLRSLENMEVEQLKSSGNVDYLQLTSTRLKEQLELSKRENTGLLERERQLQLKVKSLQNCLKNEKEEVQKLQNIIASRASQYNHEMKRKEREFNKLKERLNQLLIDKKEKKQAIDVLNNIGRADGKRSLWKTEKTEAKHEAEMYKALLSDYDTRQRELLLENAELNKVLQQMKKDMVSILSSKKPILKGDKYQDDGAQADSEDEEEVFDSSKESVELYCVHAREKLTNSIRLQWRRLKSHVERLDSQASLAQMGGSRNNDAVSQETHKEEMDRLKLEIQQCKDFIQTQQQLLQQQLSSPCDEETASLLSDCYMLQEKERLGDEWKTLEEQRTIFERERRNFTEAAIRLSHERKAFEEDRATWLKHQFLNLSPFPDSKKPPMSKSKSAFLISETKASATSAPEKLIRCPSGTNLPTPGCVPHTSSTADLYRTLCLIPENGATKPKRKSDHAEESGVFFNGKAPVRHKQWNDSEEHSSHTKEQNSSI; encoded by the exons ATGCCAGAGTCGTCCCTGG aCAAGGACATTTGCAGCAGCTCTGAATGTAGAACGCCCCCCTTGAGGCAGTTTAGCCAATCATCGCTTCCACTGCACAGAAAGTCCTACATGCTCAGTACCTTCTGCACAGAGCAAAACGTGCAAGAATGTCAATCACACATCAATCAG GAGGTGTCATCTCTCGGCCTCCAACCAGTTTGGACAGAGTCGGGCAGCAGCTCAGAAATGAATGTTGTGGCTGTGCTAAATTGCATGTACGACCTGATTCAGATGCACCGCAGGGGCCTCCGGAGTCTGGAAAACATGGAAGTGGAGCAGCTGAAATCTAGCGGCAATGTCGACTACCTGCAGCTCACCAGCACCCGGCTAAAA GAGCAGCTTGAACTGtctaaaagagaaaacacaggaCTCCTTGAGAGAGAGCGACAGCTGCAGCTAAAAGTGAAGAGTTTGCAAAACtgtctgaaaaatgaaaaggaagag GTGCAAAAACTTCAAAACATAATTGCAAGCCGGGCCAGCCAGTATAATCATGAGatgaaaaggaaagagagagaattcAACAAACTGAAGGAGCGCTTGAATCAACTTCTGATCgacaaaaaagagaagaaacaag CTATTGATGTATTAAACAACATTGGAAGAGCTGATGGGAAGAGAAGCCTTTGGAAAACTGAAAAGACAGAAGCAAA GCATGAGGCCGAGATGTATAAGGCTCTGCTGAGTGACTATGACACCCGACAaagggagctgctgctggaaaatgCTGAGTTGAATAAAGTGTTGCAGCAGATGAAGAAGGACATGGTGTCTATTCTGAGTTCAAAGAAGCCGATCCTGAAAGGCGACAAATATCAAGATGATGGCGCACAG GCTGActcagaggatgaagaggaagtgTTTGATTCTAGTAAAGAGAGCGTAGAGCTGTATTGTGTTCACGCCCGGGAGAAGCTGACCAACAGTATTCGCCTCCAGTGGAGAAGACTGAAGAGCCATGTTGAAAGATTGGACAGCCAAG CATCTTTGGCTCAGATGGGCGGGAGTAGAAATAATGATGCTGTCTCCCAAGAGACCCACaaggaggagatggacagaCTGAAGCTGGAGATCCAGCAGTGCAAAGACTTtattcaaacacagcagcagctcctgcag cagcagctcagctctcCATGTGATGAAGAGACGGCGTCGCTGCTAAGTGACTGCTACATGCTGCAGGAGAAAGAGCGCCTCGGAGATGAGTGGAAGACCCTGGAGGAACAGAGGACAATCTTTGAGCGGGAGAGGAGGAACTTCACTGAAGCAGCTATAAGACTGAGCCACGAG AGAAAGGCCTTTGAGGAGGATCGGGCAACGTGGCTCAAACACCAGTTTTTAAACTTGAGTCCATTCCCTGACTCAAAGAAACCCCCGATGTCAAAGTCTAAAAGTGCCTTTTTAATAT CTGAAACAAAGGCAAGTGCAACGTCGGCTCCAGAAAAGCTAATCAGGTGCCCGTCTGGCACAAACTTGCCTACACCCGGATGTGTCCCACACACATCGTCGACAGCAGATCTGTATCGCACACTATGCCTTATTCCAGAAAATGG CGCCACCAAACCAAAGAGAAAGTCAGACCATGCAGAAGAATCAGGCGTGTTTTTTAATGGAAAGGCTCCAGTTCGACACAAACAGTGGAACGATAGTGAAGAGCACAGCAGCCACACAAAGGAGCAGAACAGCTCTATATGA
- the LOC115590811 gene encoding afadin- and alpha-actinin-binding protein-like isoform X3 — protein MPESSLEDKDICSSSECRTPPLRQFSQSSLPLHRKSYMLSTFCTEQNVQECQSHINQEVSSLGLQPVWTESGSSSEMNVVAVLNCMYDLIQMHRRGLRSLENMEVEQLKSSGNVDYLQLTSTRLKEQLELSKRENTGLLERERQLQLKVKSLQNCLKNEKEEVQKLQNIIASRASQYNHEMKRKEREFNKLKERLNQLLIDKKEKKQAIDVLNNIGRADGKRSLWKTEKTEAKHEAEMYKALLSDYDTRQRELLLENAELNKVLQQMKKDMVSILSSKKPILKGDKYQDDGAQADSEDEEEVFDSSKESVELYCVHAREKLTNSIRLQWRRLKSHVERLDSQETHKEEMDRLKLEIQQCKDFIQTQQQLLQQQLSSPCDEETASLLSDCYMLQEKERLGDEWKTLEEQRTIFERERRNFTEAAIRLSHERKAFEEDRATWLKHQFLNLSPFPDSKKPPMSKSKSAFLISETKASATSAPEKLIRCPSGTNLPTPGCVPHTSSTADLYRTLCLIPENGATKPKRKSDHAEESGVFFNGKAPVRHKQWNDSEEHSSHTKEQNSSI, from the exons ATGCCAGAGTCGTCCCTGG aagaCAAGGACATTTGCAGCAGCTCTGAATGTAGAACGCCCCCCTTGAGGCAGTTTAGCCAATCATCGCTTCCACTGCACAGAAAGTCCTACATGCTCAGTACCTTCTGCACAGAGCAAAACGTGCAAGAATGTCAATCACACATCAATCAG GAGGTGTCATCTCTCGGCCTCCAACCAGTTTGGACAGAGTCGGGCAGCAGCTCAGAAATGAATGTTGTGGCTGTGCTAAATTGCATGTACGACCTGATTCAGATGCACCGCAGGGGCCTCCGGAGTCTGGAAAACATGGAAGTGGAGCAGCTGAAATCTAGCGGCAATGTCGACTACCTGCAGCTCACCAGCACCCGGCTAAAA GAGCAGCTTGAACTGtctaaaagagaaaacacaggaCTCCTTGAGAGAGAGCGACAGCTGCAGCTAAAAGTGAAGAGTTTGCAAAACtgtctgaaaaatgaaaaggaagag GTGCAAAAACTTCAAAACATAATTGCAAGCCGGGCCAGCCAGTATAATCATGAGatgaaaaggaaagagagagaattcAACAAACTGAAGGAGCGCTTGAATCAACTTCTGATCgacaaaaaagagaagaaacaag CTATTGATGTATTAAACAACATTGGAAGAGCTGATGGGAAGAGAAGCCTTTGGAAAACTGAAAAGACAGAAGCAAA GCATGAGGCCGAGATGTATAAGGCTCTGCTGAGTGACTATGACACCCGACAaagggagctgctgctggaaaatgCTGAGTTGAATAAAGTGTTGCAGCAGATGAAGAAGGACATGGTGTCTATTCTGAGTTCAAAGAAGCCGATCCTGAAAGGCGACAAATATCAAGATGATGGCGCACAG GCTGActcagaggatgaagaggaagtgTTTGATTCTAGTAAAGAGAGCGTAGAGCTGTATTGTGTTCACGCCCGGGAGAAGCTGACCAACAGTATTCGCCTCCAGTGGAGAAGACTGAAGAGCCATGTTGAAAGATTGGACAGCCAAG AGACCCACaaggaggagatggacagaCTGAAGCTGGAGATCCAGCAGTGCAAAGACTTtattcaaacacagcagcagctcctgcag cagcagctcagctctcCATGTGATGAAGAGACGGCGTCGCTGCTAAGTGACTGCTACATGCTGCAGGAGAAAGAGCGCCTCGGAGATGAGTGGAAGACCCTGGAGGAACAGAGGACAATCTTTGAGCGGGAGAGGAGGAACTTCACTGAAGCAGCTATAAGACTGAGCCACGAG AGAAAGGCCTTTGAGGAGGATCGGGCAACGTGGCTCAAACACCAGTTTTTAAACTTGAGTCCATTCCCTGACTCAAAGAAACCCCCGATGTCAAAGTCTAAAAGTGCCTTTTTAATAT CTGAAACAAAGGCAAGTGCAACGTCGGCTCCAGAAAAGCTAATCAGGTGCCCGTCTGGCACAAACTTGCCTACACCCGGATGTGTCCCACACACATCGTCGACAGCAGATCTGTATCGCACACTATGCCTTATTCCAGAAAATGG CGCCACCAAACCAAAGAGAAAGTCAGACCATGCAGAAGAATCAGGCGTGTTTTTTAATGGAAAGGCTCCAGTTCGACACAAACAGTGGAACGATAGTGAAGAGCACAGCAGCCACACAAAGGAGCAGAACAGCTCTATATGA